ACGCCGAGCCCGCCGAGCACGCCGCCGTATAGCCGAGCCTCGCCCAGCGAGTACCCTCTCGTGGTGAGGATCTCGGTCCCTGTCGCGAGTATCCCGGCGACGACGAGTAACACCCCCCCGAGAAACAGCCCGATCCCGAGGTACAGCCGTCGGAGGTCGACCTCCGTCCCCGGCCCATCCCCGTACGCCTCCGAGAGACTGGTCATACGCGCGAGTACGTAATCGTCCCTCAAAAGGATATGTCAGACGCACGCACGACGGCCAGTGCCGATGCATCCCGAAAGGACTACTATCGTCGGCAGAAGAGGTGCGGACATGAGCGACGAGGAATCCGAGGAGCCGGAGGAACCCACCGTCGAACTGGGAGAGGGCCCCGACGTCGAGGGGGCGCCGCTTTCGCGTGTCGCCTCCCGGCTGACGTGGCCGCAGACGAAAAGCGACGTCGAGGCCCAGGAGGGCGACGCCGAGATCCGGACCCCCGACGGACCGACATCCCTCTCGGAACTGCTCGAGGACGTCGACGAGACGTATTTCGACTCCAGACAGGCGTTCGTTGCGGAGATCGAGGCCGCCGCCGGTCGCGGCCCCGTCGCGACCGAGTAGCCGGCCGACGAAGGCTTTTGCTCGCTCGGCTCTACCGGTCGGTATGTCGTTACCCTTCGATCCCGACGAGATCGATCCCGAGGAGTACGGCGAAACGCAAAC
The Halalkaliarchaeum desulfuricum DNA segment above includes these coding regions:
- a CDS encoding DUF5789 family protein — translated: MSDEESEEPEEPTVELGEGPDVEGAPLSRVASRLTWPQTKSDVEAQEGDAEIRTPDGPTSLSELLEDVDETYFDSRQAFVAEIEAAAGRGPVATE